The following are encoded in a window of Haloarcula halophila genomic DNA:
- a CDS encoding HAD family hydrolase, with protein sequence MRYESVVFDNDGVLLTLTSTRTHQAGTRDAFRRVGVVDPRPDHLEAMRIGVTPDRLDAVCRHYGLDPEQFWRARDRAISEAQRAAIRAGEKRPYGDVRVLDRLDGPLGVVSSNQQATVDFAFDHFGLDRHFGTVRGRPPTVGSLRRKKPSPYYIEQALADLGVTDALYVGDSESDIEAARRAGIDSAFVRRPHTVDTDLSVTPTYEVDGLDAVVDIAE encoded by the coding sequence ATGAGGTACGAGTCGGTCGTCTTCGACAACGACGGCGTCCTGTTGACCCTGACGAGTACGAGGACCCATCAGGCGGGGACCCGGGACGCGTTCAGACGGGTCGGCGTCGTCGATCCCCGGCCCGACCATCTGGAAGCGATGCGTATCGGCGTCACACCGGACCGACTCGACGCGGTCTGTCGCCACTACGGGCTGGACCCCGAGCAGTTCTGGAGAGCTCGGGACCGAGCGATCTCGGAGGCCCAGCGGGCGGCGATCCGGGCGGGAGAGAAGCGTCCCTACGGCGACGTCAGAGTCCTCGATCGGCTCGACGGGCCACTGGGCGTGGTCTCCTCGAACCAGCAGGCGACCGTCGATTTCGCGTTCGACCACTTCGGACTGGATCGACACTTCGGGACTGTCAGGGGTCGCCCGCCGACCGTCGGGAGCCTCCGACGGAAGAAACCCAGTCCCTACTACATCGAACAGGCACTGGCGGACCTCGGTGTGACCGACGCGCTGTACGTCGGCGACAGCGAATCGGACATCGAGGCGGCCCGGCGGGCGGGCATCGACTCGGCGTTCGTCCGCCGGCCACACACCGTCGACACCGACCTCTCCGTGACGCCGACCTACGAGGTCGATGGGTTAGACGCCGTCGTCGATATCGCCGAGTAA
- a CDS encoding bifunctional nuclease family protein, whose translation MEHEATVEGVGVGVDDEGTGTPVVLLRARGEIVPIFVSSDQAQSMQLAIDGEPFERPLTHDLLVEMVAEFGGAIDRVRIDDLADGTFYAKIDAEQYTEDRRRDLVFDARPSDSIAIALRVDCPIVVSDEVVDQAGRPPEEFEREDDDPGF comes from the coding sequence ATGGAACACGAGGCCACGGTCGAGGGCGTCGGTGTCGGCGTCGACGACGAGGGGACGGGGACGCCGGTCGTCCTCCTCCGTGCGCGTGGAGAGATCGTCCCGATCTTCGTCAGCTCCGACCAGGCGCAGTCGATGCAGTTAGCGATCGACGGCGAGCCGTTCGAACGGCCGCTCACGCACGATCTCCTCGTCGAGATGGTCGCGGAGTTCGGCGGTGCGATCGATCGGGTTCGTATCGACGATCTGGCCGACGGCACCTTCTACGCGAAGATCGACGCCGAGCAGTACACGGAGGACCGCCGCCGGGATCTGGTGTTCGACGCACGTCCCTCCGACAGCATCGCGATCGCGTTGCGCGTCGATTGCCCGATCGTCGTCTCCGACGAGGTCGTCGACCAGGCGGGCCGCCCTCCCGAGGAGTTCGAACGGGAGGACGACGACCCCGGCTTCTGA
- a CDS encoding DUF3194 domain-containing protein: MPTDDEVVETAANAAENVVFSRFDVGEIEDIDVTVTFEDGVLDVDVYVNAPDTNADERQVADDAALAARGAVDDLFD, from the coding sequence ATGCCGACAGACGACGAAGTCGTCGAGACGGCCGCCAACGCGGCCGAAAACGTCGTCTTCTCCCGGTTCGATGTCGGCGAGATCGAGGACATCGACGTAACCGTCACGTTCGAAGACGGGGTCCTCGACGTGGACGTCTACGTCAACGCGCCGGATACCAACGCCGACGAGCGGCAGGTCGCCGACGACGCCGCGCTCGCCGCACGCGGGGCGGTCGACGACCTGTTCGACTAG
- a CDS encoding prefoldin subunit beta: protein MQGNLPPEAQEKLEELQDLQETAQQVAAQKQQAETDLQESQTALDELDDVEDDTVMYREVGELLVQTDLDEAHDDLEEKVSNLEVRVETLEKQESRVQEQFEELQSELQQMLGGGPGGGPAGGPGAGGA from the coding sequence ATGCAAGGAAATCTCCCACCCGAAGCACAGGAGAAGCTCGAGGAACTGCAGGACCTGCAGGAGACCGCACAGCAGGTCGCCGCACAGAAACAGCAGGCCGAGACAGACCTCCAAGAGTCACAGACTGCCCTGGACGAACTCGACGACGTCGAGGACGACACCGTGATGTACCGCGAGGTCGGCGAACTGCTGGTCCAGACGGATCTCGACGAAGCGCACGACGACCTCGAAGAGAAGGTCAGCAACCTCGAAGTCCGCGTCGAGACCCTCGAAAAGCAGGAAAGTCGCGTCCAAGAGCAGTTCGAGGAGCTCCAGAGCGAACTCCAGCAGATGCTCGGTGGCGGCCCCGGCGGCGGCCCGGCAGGCGGTCCCGGCGCAGGCGGCGCATAA
- a CDS encoding aldo/keto reductase, translating into MHLPPVGLGTMGISDASTVATAIEIGYRHLDTAQIYENEGVVGDGIAAASIDRSELLVATKLWVDRLAGDDVRRGTEASLDRLGLDAVDLLYVHRPRGDYEPGGTLPALDAVREDGLATHVGLSNFEPEQLATAREHLDAPIAAHQVEFHPFFSRRELLADAQTHGYPLVAYSPLAGGAVFDDPTITDIAATHDTTPAAVSIAWVLAHDNVVTIPKASSREHLRANREAAELDLDESEIERIDAIDREQELYPE; encoded by the coding sequence ATGCATCTTCCGCCTGTCGGCCTCGGGACGATGGGAATCTCCGACGCATCGACGGTCGCGACCGCGATCGAGATCGGGTACCGCCATCTCGATACCGCACAGATCTACGAGAACGAAGGTGTCGTCGGCGACGGGATCGCCGCGGCGTCGATCGACCGCTCGGAGCTGCTCGTCGCGACGAAACTGTGGGTCGATCGTCTGGCCGGTGACGACGTCCGGCGGGGAACCGAAGCGAGTCTCGACCGGCTCGGGCTGGACGCGGTCGATCTGCTGTACGTCCATCGCCCTCGCGGCGACTACGAGCCGGGCGGGACGCTCCCGGCACTCGATGCGGTCCGGGAGGACGGACTGGCGACCCACGTCGGCCTCTCGAACTTCGAGCCCGAGCAACTGGCGACCGCTCGCGAGCATCTCGACGCACCTATCGCGGCCCACCAGGTCGAGTTCCATCCGTTCTTCTCCCGTCGGGAGTTGCTCGCGGACGCACAGACTCACGGCTATCCGCTGGTCGCGTACTCGCCGCTGGCGGGCGGGGCTGTCTTCGACGATCCGACGATCACCGACATCGCGGCGACCCACGACACCACACCCGCCGCCGTCAGCATCGCCTGGGTGCTCGCTCACGACAACGTCGTCACGATTCCGAAAGCGTCCTCCCGCGAGCACCTGCGGGCTAATCGCGAAGCTGCCGAGTTGGACCTGGACGAGAGTGAAATCGAGCGGATCGACGCGATCGACCGCGAGCAGGAACTCTATCCCGAGTAG
- a CDS encoding DUF7344 domain-containing protein — MSNRSTDGSTGEQWQGMTPQDRGFTTPIVDDVFDILADWRRRAVCRHLSTADQQAIDVRPLAVAVSTRGQSSSVPPTDATVDAVETELIETHLPKLHDFGVLDFDERSETVRYWGAPTVEKWAEHADAVTDHREF; from the coding sequence ATGTCAAACCGTAGTACCGACGGTTCAACGGGTGAGCAGTGGCAGGGAATGACGCCACAGGACCGTGGGTTCACGACGCCGATCGTCGACGACGTCTTCGACATCCTCGCGGACTGGCGGCGGCGCGCAGTCTGCCGACACCTCTCGACGGCCGACCAGCAGGCTATCGATGTCCGTCCTCTCGCCGTCGCCGTCAGCACCCGTGGACAGTCGAGTTCAGTCCCCCCGACCGACGCAACCGTCGACGCCGTCGAGACCGAACTGATCGAGACACATCTCCCGAAACTCCACGACTTCGGCGTACTGGATTTCGACGAGCGCAGCGAAACGGTCCGGTACTGGGGAGCGCCCACCGTCGAGAAGTGGGCGGAACACGCCGATGCCGTCACCGACCACCGGGAGTTCTGA
- a CDS encoding KEOPS complex subunit Pcc1, translating into MSGPHTTVLSVPFDSAERARRVERSVRPEIGAIDGDRTTATLVREGDTVEITVTADDLVALRAGCNTWLTLVGTAERADTGAGTVQSTREG; encoded by the coding sequence GTGAGCGGTCCACACACCACTGTTCTCTCCGTTCCGTTCGACTCAGCCGAACGCGCTCGCCGGGTCGAGCGCAGCGTCCGCCCCGAGATCGGTGCGATCGACGGTGACAGGACGACCGCGACGCTCGTGCGCGAGGGGGACACCGTCGAGATCACGGTGACTGCCGACGACCTCGTCGCGCTGCGAGCCGGTTGTAACACCTGGCTGACGCTGGTGGGGACCGCTGAGAGGGCCGATACCGGTGCGGGAACGGTCCAGAGCACCCGAGAAGGATAG
- a CDS encoding DNA-directed RNA polymerase subunit P, which produces MSYKCSRCKRDVTLDEYGGVRCPYCGHRVLLKERAPDIKEINVE; this is translated from the coding sequence ATGAGCTACAAGTGTTCTCGCTGTAAGCGCGACGTGACGCTCGACGAGTACGGTGGCGTCCGCTGTCCGTACTGTGGGCACCGGGTGCTGCTCAAGGAGCGCGCGCCAGACATCAAAGAAATCAACGTCGAGTGA
- a CDS encoding 50S ribosomal protein L37ae — MWTLGGQQNTMASKKGRTGSAGRFGARYGRVSRRRVAEIEAEMNEDHTCPNCGEDRVDRQGTGIWQCGYCEYTFTGGSYKPETPGGKTVRRSIRAALGEDEE, encoded by the coding sequence ATGTGGACGCTCGGCGGACAGCAGAACACTATGGCCAGCAAAAAGGGACGTACCGGAAGCGCCGGCCGGTTCGGTGCTCGCTACGGTCGTGTCTCACGCCGCCGCGTCGCCGAGATCGAAGCGGAGATGAACGAAGACCACACCTGCCCGAACTGCGGTGAGGACCGTGTCGACCGGCAGGGAACCGGTATCTGGCAGTGCGGCTACTGTGAGTACACGTTCACCGGCGGGAGCTACAAGCCCGAGACGCCCGGTGGCAAGACCGTCCGCCGCTCGATCCGTGCCGCGCTGGGAGAAGACGAGGAGTAA
- a CDS encoding DUF2103 domain-containing protein: MDCRQCATPLSRPGDYCLVCHTANTEVVVLELGRDRATVSCIADDEVVGQRTVTTTPEGGGSDQSAVVELRNFAGLIADEVRRKRPEEVYVTGDRAVIGAVRGQLHYEFYRVEGDDPVQRVLDRRGEPALEVVEASLAEKLGGSHSTLIGGRTGQQALQTVADHPHVKKVIPGPIDASGSGARGGVRAKATRADANGNVRVLIRDGSSVQENRVVTTAGDRELGEHVRADLNEALQAAELQE, encoded by the coding sequence ATGGACTGTCGGCAGTGTGCGACGCCGCTCTCCCGACCGGGCGATTACTGCCTGGTCTGTCACACTGCCAATACGGAGGTCGTCGTCCTGGAACTGGGCCGGGACCGGGCGACTGTCTCCTGTATCGCCGACGACGAGGTCGTCGGCCAGCGAACGGTGACGACCACGCCGGAGGGCGGGGGAAGCGACCAGTCGGCCGTGGTGGAACTGCGCAACTTCGCCGGGCTGATCGCAGACGAGGTGCGCCGGAAGCGACCGGAGGAGGTGTACGTCACGGGGGATCGGGCCGTCATCGGTGCCGTCCGGGGCCAACTCCACTACGAGTTCTACCGGGTCGAAGGCGACGACCCGGTCCAGCGGGTCCTCGACCGCCGCGGCGAACCCGCCCTGGAGGTCGTCGAGGCGTCGCTGGCCGAGAAGCTCGGCGGGAGCCACTCGACGCTGATCGGCGGCCGGACCGGGCAGCAGGCCCTCCAGACCGTCGCGGACCATCCTCACGTCAAGAAGGTCATTCCGGGGCCGATCGACGCCAGCGGCTCCGGGGCCCGTGGTGGCGTCCGAGCGAAGGCTACGCGGGCGGACGCGAACGGGAACGTCCGGGTGTTGATCCGGGACGGCTCGAGCGTTCAAGAGAACCGTGTGGTCACGACCGCCGGCGACCGCGAACTGGGTGAACACGTCCGTGCCGATCTCAACGAGGCGCTTCAAGCGGCTGAACTCCAAGAGTAA
- a CDS encoding potassium channel family protein, whose amino-acid sequence MRAGPLGSLRERVRAATRPLTAFVAVVAASIAGFVALTGISVVDAAFWLLDPTSIELYFEHHDGPERTTKGFAVVAFTALILAGIWVGESALDAAFDGRLEEELRRMQTERKIAELTDHVVVCGHGMFGRTVAERLRSRGRSVVVVESDESQRERIDESTLVVAGDARREPVLEEAGVDRAAAVVAAIDDSSANIQIGVAVSQLAPEARLVVRVGERMYESTARRVGADVVVIPEEVSGSEVAEEL is encoded by the coding sequence GTGCGTGCCGGACCGCTCGGATCGCTGCGAGAACGGGTGCGGGCAGCGACGCGACCGTTGACGGCGTTCGTGGCGGTCGTCGCCGCCAGCATCGCCGGGTTCGTCGCGTTGACCGGTATCTCGGTCGTCGACGCGGCCTTCTGGTTGCTCGACCCGACCAGCATCGAGTTGTACTTCGAACACCACGACGGACCGGAGCGGACGACCAAAGGGTTCGCCGTCGTCGCGTTCACGGCGTTGATTCTCGCCGGCATCTGGGTCGGGGAATCGGCGCTGGACGCGGCCTTCGACGGCCGACTGGAGGAGGAACTCAGACGTATGCAAACGGAACGGAAGATCGCGGAACTCACCGACCACGTCGTCGTCTGTGGACACGGGATGTTCGGACGAACAGTCGCAGAACGGCTCCGATCCCGTGGGCGGTCGGTCGTCGTCGTCGAATCCGACGAGAGCCAGCGGGAGCGCATCGACGAGTCGACGCTGGTCGTCGCGGGCGACGCGCGTCGGGAACCGGTCTTGGAGGAAGCCGGCGTCGACCGTGCAGCGGCGGTGGTCGCGGCCATCGACGATTCGAGCGCGAACATCCAGATCGGCGTCGCCGTGAGCCAGTTGGCGCCGGAGGCACGACTCGTGGTCCGGGTCGGGGAGCGGATGTACGAGTCGACGGCCAGGCGTGTGGGTGCCGACGTGGTGGTCATCCCCGAAGAGGTCAGCGGCTCGGAGGTAGCAGAAGAGCTGTGA
- the truD gene encoding tRNA pseudouridine(13) synthase TruD — translation MREAHAIEQSVGMEYYVSDADGVGGHLRESPADFRVTELEAFDTEPVDADTGAYPHLVVRVELRDWDTNDFASALSDRLGISRERVSWAGTKDKRAVTRQLFSVKGIDAEAVPAIDDADIEVIGRAGRPILFGDLAGNAFEIVVREADAPDNAASVLGDLAAFGAGEDGDEGSGRGLPDDERTVGVPNYFGQQRFGSRRPVTHEVGLQIARGEWKGAVLAYVGNPSEREPADTREARAYVDETHDWAGALERLPRALGYERSICHRLVENGAGTPADFRDALEAVPSNLQTLFVNAAQSYVFNRILSERLARGLPFDRPVEGDVVCFADGDAPEGLRLPDTDRTQRVTDRRLRTVQRHCARGRAFVTAPLIGTETDLADGDPGEIERAVLAEVGLEPGDFDLPGEFDSTGTRRAVLLRTDLAVARDGDDLAFSFSLPKGSYATVLLREFRKGDPAV, via the coding sequence ATGCGCGAGGCCCACGCGATCGAACAGTCGGTCGGCATGGAGTACTACGTCAGTGACGCCGACGGCGTGGGCGGCCACCTCAGGGAGTCACCGGCGGACTTCCGGGTCACGGAACTGGAGGCGTTCGACACCGAACCCGTCGACGCCGACACCGGTGCCTACCCCCATCTCGTCGTGCGTGTGGAGCTGCGCGACTGGGACACCAACGACTTCGCGAGTGCGCTGTCGGACCGGCTGGGTATCTCCCGGGAGCGGGTCTCCTGGGCGGGGACCAAGGACAAGCGCGCGGTCACCCGCCAACTGTTCTCGGTCAAGGGGATCGACGCCGAGGCTGTCCCCGCGATCGACGACGCCGACATCGAGGTGATCGGCCGTGCCGGCCGGCCCATCCTCTTCGGTGATCTGGCTGGCAACGCCTTCGAGATCGTCGTCCGCGAGGCGGACGCACCGGACAACGCCGCGTCGGTACTCGGCGATCTAGCGGCGTTCGGCGCCGGCGAGGACGGGGACGAGGGGTCCGGGAGGGGCCTCCCTGACGACGAACGGACCGTCGGCGTCCCCAACTACTTCGGCCAACAGCGGTTCGGGTCGCGCCGGCCAGTCACCCACGAGGTCGGCCTCCAGATCGCCCGCGGGGAGTGGAAAGGTGCCGTGCTGGCCTACGTCGGGAACCCGAGCGAACGGGAACCGGCGGATACCCGCGAGGCACGGGCCTACGTCGACGAGACCCACGACTGGGCCGGTGCGCTGGAGCGACTGCCCCGTGCGCTCGGCTACGAACGCTCGATCTGTCACCGGCTCGTCGAGAACGGTGCCGGGACCCCGGCGGACTTCCGGGACGCGCTGGAGGCGGTCCCGTCGAACCTCCAGACGCTGTTCGTCAACGCCGCCCAGTCGTACGTCTTCAACCGCATCCTCTCTGAGCGGCTGGCACGGGGGCTTCCGTTCGACCGCCCCGTCGAGGGCGACGTGGTCTGTTTCGCCGACGGTGACGCGCCCGAGGGCCTCCGGCTCCCGGACACCGACCGAACCCAGCGGGTGACGGATCGACGCCTGCGGACCGTCCAACGACACTGTGCGCGTGGACGGGCGTTCGTCACAGCGCCGCTGATCGGGACCGAGACGGACCTGGCAGACGGCGACCCCGGAGAGATCGAACGGGCGGTGCTCGCCGAAGTCGGCCTGGAACCCGGTGACTTCGACCTCCCGGGGGAGTTCGACTCGACGGGGACCCGCCGGGCAGTCCTGCTCCGGACCGATCTGGCCGTCGCCCGCGACGGGGACGACCTGGCGTTTTCCTTTTCGCTCCCGAAAGGGAGCTACGCGACGGTTCTACTGCGGGAGTTCCGCAAGGGCGACCCTGCCGTGTGA
- a CDS encoding MFS transporter, with the protein MATDGEEPVDLLDSFRQFFALERDVLVLSLSMLAFSLAFQMTGRYVPEYLRVLGASASVIGLYGSVGNLISAVYPYPGGAISDRIGSRLALTAFAVLATLGFGLWYLASIVGDVAVGPLQVPAWGLVFVGLFLAQAWKSFGLGATFAIVKQAVPPQRLAMGFASTEMFRRIGFLFGPLLAAGLLALTPTFSGGFQSILLAAIAFSLVATVAQHVLYDASEDSLGKSFEGVGQVLADLRSMPAPLLPLLVADTLVRFANGMVYVFFVIVVTDFLSVGFSGFGLSLRPDAFFGVLLGVEMVVAILSMAPVSKLAEYAGLKPAVALGFSVYALFPLALIFAPADQWLVIALFAYSGLRFAGLPAHKALIVGPAEADAGGRVTGTYYLVRNTVVIPSAALGGWLYGSEWALGIAGRTIRAGPQLAFLTASAVGLLGVAYFIAFGEEFDAYD; encoded by the coding sequence ATGGCCACCGACGGCGAGGAACCGGTCGACCTGCTCGATAGCTTCCGGCAGTTCTTCGCCCTGGAGCGGGACGTGCTGGTCCTCTCGCTGTCGATGCTCGCTTTCAGCCTAGCGTTCCAGATGACCGGCCGGTACGTGCCGGAGTACCTGCGCGTCCTGGGCGCGAGCGCGAGCGTCATCGGTCTCTACGGCAGCGTCGGCAACCTCATCAGCGCCGTCTACCCGTATCCGGGCGGTGCGATCTCCGACCGGATCGGCTCGCGGCTGGCGCTGACGGCCTTCGCCGTGCTGGCCACCCTCGGTTTTGGCCTGTGGTATCTCGCTTCGATCGTCGGCGATGTCGCCGTCGGCCCGCTGCAGGTGCCCGCCTGGGGACTGGTCTTCGTCGGTCTCTTCCTCGCACAGGCCTGGAAGTCCTTCGGGCTCGGGGCCACCTTCGCCATCGTCAAACAGGCGGTCCCGCCCCAGCGGCTGGCGATGGGGTTTGCCAGCACGGAGATGTTCCGCCGGATCGGCTTCCTGTTCGGCCCGCTGCTCGCGGCCGGCCTGCTCGCGCTGACGCCGACGTTCTCCGGGGGGTTCCAGTCGATCCTGCTCGCGGCGATCGCGTTCTCGCTGGTCGCGACCGTCGCCCAGCACGTCCTCTACGACGCCAGCGAGGACTCGCTGGGGAAGTCCTTCGAGGGCGTCGGTCAGGTGCTCGCGGACCTGCGGTCGATGCCCGCGCCGCTGCTCCCGCTGTTGGTCGCGGACACGCTCGTCCGGTTCGCCAACGGGATGGTCTACGTCTTCTTCGTCATCGTCGTCACGGACTTTCTCTCCGTGGGGTTCTCCGGGTTCGGGCTCTCGTTGCGTCCCGACGCCTTCTTCGGCGTCCTGCTGGGCGTCGAGATGGTCGTCGCCATCCTCTCGATGGCGCCGGTCTCGAAACTCGCGGAGTACGCCGGCCTCAAGCCCGCCGTGGCGCTCGGGTTTTCCGTGTACGCACTCTTCCCGCTGGCACTGATCTTCGCGCCGGCCGACCAGTGGCTCGTGATCGCGCTCTTTGCCTACTCCGGGCTACGCTTCGCCGGTTTACCGGCACACAAGGCGCTGATCGTCGGTCCCGCCGAGGCCGACGCCGGCGGCCGCGTCACCGGTACCTACTACCTCGTGCGCAACACCGTCGTCATCCCCAGCGCCGCCCTGGGCGGCTGGCTCTACGGCAGCGAGTGGGCGCTCGGTATCGCCGGCCGGACCATCAGAGCCGGTCCGCAACTGGCCTTCCTCACCGCCTCGGCTGTCGGCCTCCTCGGTGTCGCGTACTTCATCGCGTTCGGCGAGGAGTTCGACGCCTACGACTGA
- a CDS encoding DUF7526 family protein, with the protein MTERITGEVIHVVEPSDLDDYDLQPELEELADSRYVLVCREGGVPSWFERVRAFLLRRPIEPITLVAERGADEGEEVTASVRETGMPGVYEATRLD; encoded by the coding sequence ATGACCGAGCGGATCACCGGCGAAGTCATCCACGTCGTCGAGCCGTCGGATCTCGACGACTACGACCTCCAGCCCGAACTCGAAGAGCTGGCCGACTCGCGGTACGTCCTCGTCTGTCGGGAGGGTGGTGTCCCGTCGTGGTTCGAACGCGTCCGGGCGTTTCTGCTGCGACGACCCATCGAACCGATCACGCTCGTCGCGGAACGGGGTGCCGACGAGGGCGAGGAAGTGACCGCGAGCGTTCGGGAGACGGGGATGCCGGGCGTCTACGAGGCGACGCGACTCGACTGA
- the psmB gene encoding archaeal proteasome endopeptidase complex subunit beta, which produces MYDPDNRLTDAYEPQVGTIPSDDSNRDEETVTKTGTTTVGISTDEGVLIATDRRASLGGRFVSNKQVQKVEQIHPTAAMTLVGSVGGAQSFIRSLRSEANLYEVRRNEPLSIHALSTLAGNFARGGPFFAINPIIGGVDEDGSHVYSVDPAGGVLQDDYTVTGSGTMVATGTIEGEYDPEMSLEEARELAIRAVQSAAERDTGSGNGIVLAEVTEDGVEIDRFEDYESAV; this is translated from the coding sequence ATGTACGATCCCGACAACCGCCTGACCGACGCCTACGAGCCACAGGTCGGAACCATCCCCTCGGACGACAGCAACCGCGACGAGGAGACGGTGACCAAGACGGGGACGACCACGGTCGGTATCAGCACCGACGAGGGCGTCCTCATCGCGACGGATCGACGCGCCTCGCTGGGCGGCCGGTTCGTCTCGAACAAACAGGTCCAGAAGGTCGAGCAGATCCACCCGACGGCCGCGATGACGCTGGTCGGCAGCGTCGGCGGCGCTCAGTCGTTCATCCGCTCGCTGCGCTCGGAGGCGAACCTCTACGAGGTGCGTCGTAACGAGCCCCTGAGCATCCACGCCCTGTCGACGCTCGCGGGCAACTTCGCCCGCGGTGGCCCCTTCTTCGCCATCAACCCCATCATCGGCGGGGTCGACGAGGACGGCAGCCACGTCTACAGCGTCGACCCGGCCGGCGGCGTCCTGCAGGACGATTATACAGTTACGGGCTCCGGGACCATGGTCGCGACGGGGACCATCGAGGGCGAGTACGACCCCGAGATGAGCCTCGAAGAAGCCCGTGAGCTGGCGATCCGTGCGGTCCAGTCCGCCGCAGAGCGTGACACCGGTTCCGGGAACGGAATCGTCCTCGCCGAGGTCACCGAGGACGGCGTCGAGATCGACCGGTTCGAGGACTACGAGTCGGCGGTCTGA
- the psmA gene encoding archaeal proteasome endopeptidase complex subunit alpha — protein sequence MQGNEQQAYDRGITIFSPDGRLYQVEYAREAVKRGTASVGVRTADGVVLAADRRARSPLIERDSIEKIHEIDDHVGIASAGHVADARQLIDVARRQAQVNRLRYDEPASVESLTKEITDYIQQYTQTGGARPFGVALLVGGIENGEPRLFETDPSGTPYEWQAVAIGGSREDIQTYLEEEYTDEMDLEAGVELALRSLASVNDDGLDATGVDIATIDVETEQFTKLEEDDIADRLAEFELGGEE from the coding sequence ATGCAAGGAAACGAACAGCAGGCGTACGACCGCGGGATCACGATCTTCTCGCCGGACGGGCGCCTCTACCAGGTCGAGTACGCCCGCGAGGCGGTCAAACGCGGCACCGCGAGCGTCGGTGTCCGAACTGCCGACGGTGTCGTACTGGCGGCCGACCGGCGCGCCCGGTCGCCGCTCATCGAGCGCGACAGCATCGAGAAGATCCACGAGATCGACGACCACGTCGGGATCGCCAGCGCCGGCCACGTGGCCGACGCCCGGCAACTCATCGACGTGGCGCGCCGGCAGGCTCAGGTCAACCGGCTGCGCTACGACGAGCCGGCCTCCGTCGAATCGCTCACGAAGGAGATCACCGACTACATCCAGCAGTACACCCAGACCGGCGGCGCACGGCCGTTCGGCGTCGCGCTGCTGGTCGGTGGCATCGAGAACGGCGAGCCCCGCCTGTTCGAGACGGACCCGTCGGGGACCCCTTACGAGTGGCAAGCGGTCGCCATCGGTGGCTCCCGCGAGGACATCCAGACCTACCTCGAAGAGGAGTACACCGACGAGATGGACCTGGAAGCCGGCGTCGAACTGGCGCTGCGCTCGCTCGCGTCGGTCAACGACGACGGCCTCGACGCGACCGGTGTCGACATCGCCACGATCGACGTCGAGACCGAGCAGTTCACGAAGCTCGAGGAGGACGACATCGCCGACCGCCTGGCCGAGTTCGAACTCGGAGGTGAGGAGTGA
- the pth2 gene encoding peptidyl-tRNA hydrolase Pth2, translated as MKQAIVARVDIGMGEGKLAAQVAHAALSAFEDAGRKARTAWKGEGQKKVVLKATSEDELFELADAAEREGLPHAVVRDAGHTELDPGTVTALAVGPAEDELVDRVTGDLPLY; from the coding sequence ATGAAGCAGGCCATCGTCGCTCGTGTGGACATCGGGATGGGCGAGGGGAAACTCGCCGCCCAGGTCGCACACGCCGCCCTGTCGGCCTTCGAGGACGCGGGTCGGAAGGCCCGGACCGCCTGGAAAGGCGAGGGCCAGAAGAAGGTCGTGCTCAAAGCGACGAGCGAGGACGAGCTGTTCGAACTCGCCGATGCTGCCGAGCGCGAGGGCCTGCCGCATGCGGTCGTCAGAGACGCCGGTCACACCGAGCTCGATCCCGGGACCGTCACTGCGTTGGCGGTCGGTCCCGCAGAGGACGAACTCGTCGACCGGGTCACCGGCGACCTGCCGCTGTACTGA